From Enterococcus mediterraneensis, the proteins below share one genomic window:
- a CDS encoding heavy metal translocating P-type ATPase, which yields MEKKYLLQGLDCANCAMKIEQAVNKLPEVKQASVDFATTKMTITCEKDAEQKIETEAAKVIKKMEPDVQMVPLQKQDQIKPNEQSKRTLLRIGVTGLLFAGAMVLPSGVGKSILFLLAYLLIGGDIVKKAVMNILHGEIFDENFLMTIATIGALAIGEFPEAVAVMWLYQIGEYFQEYAVGRSRKSVAALLAVKPDMARIITSQGEQKVAPEDVLPGALLSVYPGEKIPLDGIVKEGSGYIDVSVLTGESIPRFVKEEEMVQSGAINQEGRLVIEATKPFGESTVSRILDLVENASSQKAPAEKFITKFARYYTPAVVILAVLLVAVPTVFFQQDFHEWLYRGLTFLVISCPCALVISVPLSFFGGIGGASKAGILVKGSNYLEILAKVDTVVFDKTGTLTEGRFAVQTIATDLPEDEFLRYAAAAEQSSNHPIARSITAFYSQEVPTASNIREIAGHGIQAEVDGKQILVGNRKLFEEYDLPPVNEPGTVIYVAVDHRFVGYLVIADQIKEDAKQAVSDLQKAGVKEMVMLTGDNQTIGNDVAKKLGLTNVFSELLPEDKVEHLKAIMGKTTGKTAFVGDGINDAPVLATADVGVAMGGLGSDAAIEAADVVIMDDASTKLAQAIRLARKTLRIVKQNIIFALAVKGIVLILGAVGFVSMGAAVFADVGVTLLAVLNAMRCLKVKY from the coding sequence ATGGAAAAGAAATATTTGTTACAAGGACTGGATTGCGCAAACTGCGCGATGAAAATCGAGCAGGCGGTAAATAAATTGCCGGAAGTAAAACAAGCGTCGGTGGATTTCGCGACGACAAAAATGACGATTACCTGCGAAAAAGACGCGGAACAAAAAATCGAAACAGAAGCGGCAAAAGTGATCAAAAAAATGGAGCCGGATGTTCAGATGGTTCCACTGCAAAAGCAAGATCAAATCAAACCGAACGAGCAGTCAAAAAGGACATTGCTGCGAATCGGGGTGACCGGGTTATTGTTTGCCGGAGCGATGGTGTTGCCGTCAGGTGTCGGAAAGAGCATTTTATTTTTGCTGGCGTATCTTTTGATCGGCGGCGATATTGTTAAAAAAGCAGTCATGAATATACTGCATGGAGAGATCTTCGATGAAAACTTTCTGATGACTATCGCCACGATCGGTGCATTAGCGATCGGCGAATTTCCTGAGGCAGTAGCAGTGATGTGGTTGTATCAAATCGGTGAATATTTCCAAGAATATGCTGTGGGCCGTTCTCGTAAAAGCGTTGCGGCATTACTGGCTGTGAAACCGGATATGGCAAGGATCATAACCTCTCAAGGCGAACAAAAGGTGGCGCCGGAAGATGTTTTGCCTGGTGCACTGCTTTCGGTTTATCCTGGTGAAAAAATCCCGCTAGACGGTATCGTCAAAGAAGGAAGCGGGTATATCGATGTTTCTGTATTGACAGGTGAATCGATCCCGCGGTTTGTCAAAGAAGAAGAGATGGTACAAAGCGGTGCTATCAACCAAGAAGGACGTCTAGTGATCGAAGCTACTAAACCCTTTGGTGAATCTACTGTCAGCAGGATCCTTGATTTAGTTGAAAATGCCAGCAGTCAAAAAGCACCTGCGGAAAAATTCATCACTAAATTTGCCCGCTATTATACACCGGCTGTCGTTATTTTAGCGGTACTGCTAGTAGCCGTGCCGACTGTTTTCTTCCAACAAGATTTCCATGAATGGTTGTATCGCGGATTGACGTTTCTAGTCATTTCATGTCCTTGTGCATTAGTGATCTCTGTACCTTTAAGCTTTTTCGGCGGTATCGGCGGTGCCAGCAAAGCAGGGATCTTGGTCAAAGGCAGCAATTATTTAGAGATTTTAGCGAAAGTCGATACAGTTGTTTTTGATAAGACAGGAACGTTGACAGAGGGCAGATTTGCCGTTCAAACGATCGCGACCGATTTGCCGGAAGATGAGTTTTTGCGCTATGCAGCTGCAGCGGAACAATCTTCCAATCATCCAATCGCGCGCTCCATCACGGCATTTTATTCTCAAGAAGTACCGACTGCCAGCAATATCCGGGAGATCGCCGGTCATGGTATCCAAGCAGAAGTGGACGGCAAGCAGATTCTTGTGGGAAATAGAAAATTGTTTGAAGAATATGATCTGCCACCAGTCAATGAACCTGGAACAGTCATTTATGTAGCGGTCGATCATCGATTTGTCGGTTATTTGGTTATTGCTGACCAGATCAAAGAAGATGCCAAGCAAGCTGTCAGCGATTTGCAAAAGGCCGGCGTAAAAGAAATGGTGATGCTGACTGGAGACAATCAAACGATTGGAAATGATGTTGCTAAAAAATTAGGATTAACAAACGTTTTCAGTGAATTATTACCGGAAGACAAGGTTGAACACTTGAAAGCAATCATGGGCAAAACGACTGGAAAAACTGCTTTTGTCGGGGATGGTATTAATGATGCACCGGTATTGGCAACAGCTGATGTTGGCGTGGCGATGGGCGGTTTAGGAAGTGACGCAGCAATCGAAGCTGCTGATGTCGTGATCATGGATGACGCTTCGACAAAACTTGCTCAAGCCATTCGTTTGGCACGTAAAACATTGCGGATTGTCAAACAAAATATTATTTTCGCGCTGGCGGTGAAAGGAATCGTCTTGATCCTAGGAGCAGTCGGATTTGTATCGATGGGAGCGGCAGTCTTCGCCGATGTAGGTGTCACTTTGTTGGCGGTCTTGAATGCGATGCGCTGCTTAAAAGTGAAATACTAA
- a CDS encoding ABC transporter permease codes for MNKRRLKRWVNFLLAIFLLLLFWQLASLVVQKDLLPSPFIVLKNLPLLFSKGIIKHLQASFLRVLMGMICAVLLGFGIGLMIGRMAKWRELFDPLLYLTYPIPKMALLPIVMLLGGLGDLSKILMIVLIVAPQVAVAVRDGVRDIPEYYYDVYRCIGASNLQQFFKITVPASLPAIFGAVRISLGTALSILFFTENYGTEYGMGYFIMDSWTRLDYPAMYGGILILSCLGLILFLLLDQCAAYILKWRKNQ; via the coding sequence ATGAACAAGCGAAGACTAAAGCGCTGGGTCAATTTTCTGCTGGCAATTTTTCTTCTGCTGTTGTTTTGGCAACTGGCAAGTCTGGTTGTTCAGAAAGATCTGTTGCCTTCACCTTTTATTGTACTGAAAAATCTGCCCTTATTATTTTCGAAAGGGATCATAAAGCATTTGCAAGCCAGTTTCTTGAGAGTTCTGATGGGGATGATCTGTGCTGTGTTATTGGGTTTTGGGATAGGACTTATGATCGGGCGCATGGCGAAGTGGCGAGAGCTATTTGATCCACTGCTTTATTTGACCTATCCTATCCCTAAGATGGCATTGTTGCCCATCGTTATGCTGCTGGGCGGATTGGGTGATCTTTCTAAGATTTTGATGATCGTTTTGATCGTTGCGCCTCAAGTAGCCGTCGCGGTGCGGGATGGTGTAAGAGACATTCCAGAATATTATTACGATGTATATCGCTGTATCGGTGCTTCAAATTTGCAACAGTTTTTTAAAATCACTGTTCCAGCGAGTTTGCCGGCGATTTTTGGGGCTGTTAGAATCTCTCTGGGCACAGCGTTATCGATCCTGTTTTTTACAGAAAATTACGGTACTGAATACGGTATGGGCTATTTCATCATGGATTCTTGGACCCGTTTAGATTATCCGGCGATGTATGGCGGTATATTGATATTGAGTTGTTTAGGGTTGATTCTATTTCTTCTTTTGGATCAGTGTGCAGCATATATTCTTAAATGGCGTAAAAATCAGTAA
- a CDS encoding ABC transporter ATP-binding protein, translating into MSTLNKQNKQLRLENVSYRIDDQCILEDVSFSFEESKIYTVIGPSGAGKTTLLRLLAGLITPSSGKITLTDEIFVPRNHTIALMPQNYGLLPWQTAWSAVAESVKISKKTMKQQDIQQLFVDMEIDGLQDYYPNQMSGGQQQRVAIARAFATKADLLLMDEPFSALDAFTREKVQTLFWRNWQKHPVRTLFITHDIDEALLLGHEVIVLSAKPGRIKTVVASPFTEQEQGSLDQRRDSLELFRLHQQLRRELQV; encoded by the coding sequence ATGTCTACTTTAAATAAACAAAATAAACAGCTGCGTTTGGAAAATGTTTCATATAGGATCGACGATCAATGTATTTTAGAAGATGTGTCGTTTTCTTTTGAAGAAAGCAAAATCTATACCGTGATCGGTCCTTCTGGCGCTGGAAAAACAACGCTATTACGACTGCTTGCGGGTTTGATCACACCTTCTAGCGGTAAGATCACGTTGACTGATGAAATTTTTGTTCCAAGAAACCACACGATTGCGCTTATGCCGCAAAATTATGGTTTGCTGCCATGGCAAACTGCATGGAGTGCAGTTGCCGAAAGCGTGAAGATCAGTAAAAAAACAATGAAACAACAGGATATCCAACAATTATTTGTAGATATGGAAATCGATGGATTGCAAGATTACTATCCCAATCAAATGAGCGGCGGACAGCAGCAACGGGTCGCGATCGCGCGGGCGTTTGCTACAAAAGCTGATCTATTATTGATGGATGAACCCTTTTCCGCATTGGACGCTTTTACAAGAGAAAAAGTCCAGACACTTTTTTGGCGAAACTGGCAAAAGCATCCTGTTCGAACACTTTTTATCACTCATGATATTGATGAGGCTTTGCTTTTAGGACATGAGGTTATTGTCTTGAGCGCAAAGCCCGGCAGAATAAAAACAGTGGTTGCCAGTCCCTTCACAGAACAAGAACAAGGATCGTTGGATCAGCGGCGAGATTCTTTGGAACTTTTTCGATTGCATCAACAGCTTAGAAGGGAGCTTCAAGTATGA